A window from Bacteroidota bacterium encodes these proteins:
- the thiC gene encoding phosphomethylpyrimidine synthase ThiC: MKELKTSFPSSRKIYVSGSLHSDIRVPMREISVSQTRLSAGGFEPNASIRAYDTTGPYGEQPGSVREGLPALRREWIIARKDVEEYQGRNIRAEDNGYSNEEQLRHAFEKQNGKLEYYPGLRRKPLRATQGNAVTQMAYARRGIVTPEMEFVAIRENMGREKAPELSATKRTSLGFQHPGNSFGAAIPKVITPEFVRDEVARGRAIIPANINHPESEPMAIGRNFLVKINANIGNSAVASSIEEEVEKMLWATKWGADTVMDLSTGKNIHETREWIIRNSAVPIGTVPIYQALEKVDGRAEELTWEIFRDTLIEQAEQGVDYFTIHAGVRLASVPLTANRMTGIVSRGGSIMAKWCLSHHKESFLYTHFAEICEIMRAYDVSFSLGDGLRPGSIADANDEAQLAELRTLGELTTVAWKQDCQVMIEGPGHVPMQLIEENMRLELEQCHEAPFYTLGPLTTDIAPGYDHITSAIGAAMIGWFGCAMLCYVTPKEHLGLPDKQDVKDGVIAYKIAAHAADLAKGHPGAQTRDNALSKARFEFRWEDQFNLSLDPERAREFHDETLPQEGAKSAHFCSMCGPHFCSMKITEDVRKYAAEHAVLEADALAIGLEQKSKEFIESGAELYSIALHDDPLTP, translated from the coding sequence ATGAAAGAACTAAAGACTTCCTTTCCTTCGAGCCGCAAGATATATGTGAGCGGCTCGCTTCACTCGGATATTCGCGTGCCTATGCGGGAGATTTCCGTTTCACAGACACGTCTCTCCGCAGGAGGCTTCGAGCCAAACGCGTCGATTCGTGCCTACGATACCACCGGACCGTATGGCGAGCAACCCGGCAGCGTTCGCGAAGGATTGCCCGCGCTCCGCCGCGAGTGGATCATTGCGCGCAAGGATGTCGAAGAGTACCAGGGCCGAAACATTCGCGCTGAAGACAATGGTTACTCCAATGAGGAACAGCTTCGTCATGCGTTCGAAAAGCAGAACGGCAAGCTCGAGTATTATCCGGGACTTCGACGCAAACCCCTGCGGGCAACTCAGGGCAATGCCGTAACGCAGATGGCCTACGCGCGGCGAGGCATCGTGACTCCTGAGATGGAGTTCGTGGCGATCCGCGAGAACATGGGACGGGAGAAGGCACCAGAACTGTCGGCCACCAAACGAACATCACTCGGATTTCAACACCCGGGAAATTCTTTTGGCGCAGCGATTCCGAAAGTAATCACTCCCGAGTTCGTTCGCGATGAAGTTGCGCGCGGTCGCGCGATCATTCCGGCGAATATCAATCACCCCGAGAGCGAGCCGATGGCGATTGGTCGCAACTTCTTAGTCAAGATCAACGCGAACATCGGCAACTCCGCGGTCGCGAGTTCGATCGAGGAAGAGGTCGAGAAGATGCTTTGGGCGACCAAGTGGGGGGCCGACACGGTCATGGACCTCTCGACTGGCAAGAACATTCACGAAACACGCGAGTGGATCATCCGCAATTCCGCCGTGCCGATCGGCACCGTGCCGATCTATCAGGCGCTCGAGAAAGTGGATGGCCGTGCCGAAGAACTCACGTGGGAGATTTTTCGGGACACGCTGATCGAGCAAGCCGAGCAGGGGGTCGACTATTTCACGATTCACGCCGGCGTGCGTCTTGCGTCTGTGCCCCTAACGGCGAATCGCATGACAGGCATCGTCTCGCGCGGCGGCAGCATTATGGCGAAGTGGTGCCTCTCGCATCATAAGGAGAGCTTCCTTTACACTCACTTCGCCGAGATCTGCGAGATCATGCGCGCTTACGACGTGAGCTTTTCGCTCGGCGATGGCTTGCGTCCTGGCTCGATTGCCGATGCGAACGACGAAGCGCAACTTGCGGAGCTTCGCACGCTCGGCGAACTTACGACTGTTGCGTGGAAACAGGACTGCCAGGTGATGATCGAAGGTCCCGGCCACGTCCCAATGCAGCTTATCGAGGAGAACATGCGACTCGAACTCGAGCAGTGCCACGAGGCACCCTTCTACACACTCGGGCCGCTTACGACCGATATCGCACCAGGATACGATCACATCACGAGCGCCATTGGCGCGGCGATGATCGGTTGGTTCGGTTGTGCGATGCTGTGTTATGTCACACCGAAGGAGCATCTCGGGTTACCGGATAAGCAAGACGTGAAAGACGGTGTGATCGCCTACAAGATCGCTGCGCACGCGGCCGACCTTGCAAAGGGTCATCCCGGAGCACAGACGCGCGATAATGCACTGAGCAAAGCGCGCTTTGAATTCCGGTGGGAAGATCAGTTCAATCTTTCGCTCGATCCGGAGCGTGCCCGCGAATTCCACGATGAGACACTGCCGCAAGAAGGCGCGAAGTCCGCGCACTTCTGTTCAATGTGCGGCCCGCATTTTTGCTCCATGAAGATAACTGAGGATGTGCGCAAGTATGCAGCAGAGCACGCGGTGCTCGAAGCAGATGCGCTTGCAATCGGGCTTGAGCAAAAGAGTAAGGAGTTTATCGAGTCCGGCGCCGAGCTTTATTCGATAGCATTACACGACGATCCTTTGACCCCATGA
- a CDS encoding RNA polymerase sigma factor, which yields MQVEQQFWALIEKYWESLWRFSLGLTCSKDDAADLLSDTVLEAHKGYPTLRSPQAFKSYLFTIAHRLHKRRSWRLRIFAQLEEAMHIGYENSRESSFDLDLLLVALGALPEKQREAILLFEISGLSLEEIRAIQGGSLSAIKTRLSRGREALRETLLDRTDLRESLSTEQISFPKLPEPGFQS from the coding sequence ATGCAGGTCGAACAACAATTCTGGGCACTGATCGAAAAGTATTGGGAGAGCCTTTGGCGCTTTTCCCTCGGACTGACGTGCTCGAAAGATGATGCTGCCGATCTCCTGAGCGACACGGTTCTGGAGGCCCATAAGGGATACCCCACGCTGCGGAGTCCCCAAGCGTTCAAGAGCTATTTGTTCACGATCGCGCACCGCTTGCATAAACGCCGGAGCTGGCGACTCAGAATATTCGCGCAACTCGAGGAAGCCATGCATATTGGATATGAGAACTCACGCGAGTCCTCGTTCGATCTGGACCTTTTGTTGGTCGCGCTGGGTGCACTCCCTGAGAAACAGCGGGAGGCAATTTTGCTTTTCGAAATCTCAGGACTCTCGCTCGAGGAGATCCGCGCGATTCAAGGCGGGTCACTTTCGGCAATCAAGACTCGGCTCTCCCGTGGCCGCGAAGCGCTTCGTGAAACGCTGCTCGATCGCACCGACTTGCGAGAATCGCTATCAACTGAACAGATCTCTTTCCCCAAACTTCCTGAACCGGGATTCCAGTCATGA
- the thiO gene encoding glycine oxidase ThiO translates to MSNHPHVIVGGGIIGLSIGWELLRNGAEHVEIYEAGEAVRSGATWVAAGMLAPRAEANFEEVGIYHAGVASLNAYPDFLARLEEDANEVPRLDTCGSLMIATNIDDKRELDRQFEFRKRIGCPAERLDGTAAREREPLLGPRVTSALWLDGDAQINNRTLALALKQAYLKRGGLLHEHTRVQAVTRDGDRLGVRTSSSLPALELEFAHTQAATVTIATGANVQIEGIDPIPVRPVKGQMIGLRAEPFAMLRQPILATKAYLVPKDDTRLLIGTTAEEVGFDKRVTAGPILNILHRAWEMVPAIYELEIEEILTGFRPTPRDHKPIVGRGTTDNLYYATGHYRHGILHAPLAARMIADLIVANKWDARFDEFLPSRFLSKKEPVAA, encoded by the coding sequence ATGAGCAATCATCCTCACGTCATCGTTGGCGGCGGCATCATCGGTCTTTCGATCGGATGGGAACTGCTGCGCAATGGGGCGGAGCACGTCGAGATTTACGAGGCAGGTGAAGCCGTTCGGAGCGGTGCGACATGGGTCGCGGCTGGAATGCTCGCGCCACGCGCTGAAGCGAACTTCGAGGAAGTCGGTATCTATCATGCGGGCGTGGCGAGCTTGAATGCCTATCCGGACTTTCTCGCGAGGCTTGAAGAAGACGCGAATGAGGTGCCGCGACTCGATACTTGTGGCTCGCTCATGATCGCGACGAACATCGATGACAAGCGCGAACTCGATCGTCAGTTCGAATTCCGCAAACGCATCGGGTGTCCCGCCGAGCGGCTGGATGGAACTGCTGCGCGCGAGCGCGAGCCATTGCTGGGACCACGCGTGACCTCCGCCCTTTGGCTCGATGGTGACGCACAGATCAACAATCGTACGCTGGCACTCGCACTAAAGCAAGCATACTTGAAGCGGGGAGGACTCTTGCACGAACATACTCGCGTTCAAGCCGTTACTCGAGATGGCGATCGGTTGGGCGTGCGGACAAGCTCCAGCTTGCCCGCGCTCGAACTGGAGTTCGCCCATACCCAGGCGGCTACGGTCACGATTGCGACTGGCGCCAATGTGCAGATCGAAGGAATCGATCCGATTCCCGTGCGTCCGGTCAAGGGACAGATGATTGGATTACGCGCGGAGCCATTTGCTATGCTACGCCAACCAATCCTTGCGACGAAAGCATATTTGGTGCCGAAAGATGATACACGCCTTCTCATTGGCACCACTGCAGAGGAAGTAGGTTTTGACAAGCGCGTGACCGCCGGACCGATCCTGAATATCTTGCATCGCGCCTGGGAAATGGTCCCCGCGATCTACGAACTCGAAATTGAAGAGATCCTAACCGGGTTCCGTCCGACCCCACGCGATCACAAGCCGATCGTGGGACGCGGCACGACTGACAATCTATATTATGCCACGGGACACTATCGTCACGGCATCTTACACGCGCCGCTGGCCGCTCGCATGATTGCCGACTTGATCGTTGCCAACAAGTGGGACGCCCGATTCGATGAGTTTTTGCCATCACGCTTCCTGTCAAAGAAGGAGCCGGTCGCCGCATGA
- a CDS encoding cupin domain-containing protein — protein MDTPRNPHSLSARNHPIRFATIAVFVSLTFSLVGCSRQTGTSNVADTTNSQTAATPKPAADTTRHIESYLGNIIQNTNANQNFRKVLFTGQKSQLVAMSIPPGGEIGAETHSHVEQTIFIQSGSGTANLGGKVSAIKAGDVLVVTPGTAHNVVNAGKTDLKLYTIYTPPNHIDGRINATKADAERDKEDEAFGEAVGD, from the coding sequence ATGGACACTCCACGCAATCCGCATTCGCTTTCAGCTCGTAACCATCCGATTCGTTTTGCGACGATCGCAGTCTTCGTCTCGCTCACGTTCTCTTTGGTCGGATGCTCGCGCCAAACGGGAACATCGAACGTCGCAGACACGACGAACTCACAGACGGCGGCAACACCTAAACCAGCGGCAGATACGACGCGGCACATCGAATCCTATCTTGGAAACATTATCCAAAACACCAACGCTAATCAGAACTTCCGGAAAGTGCTGTTTACCGGACAAAAGAGCCAGTTAGTCGCGATGAGCATTCCTCCCGGCGGTGAAATTGGCGCGGAGACTCACTCACACGTTGAGCAGACGATCTTCATTCAAAGTGGAAGTGGTACGGCGAATCTCGGTGGAAAAGTCTCGGCGATCAAGGCGGGAGATGTACTCGTCGTTACTCCCGGCACTGCCCATAATGTTGTGAACGCCGGCAAAACGGACCTGAAGCTGTACACGATCTATACTCCTCCGAACCATATCGATGGCCGTATCAATGCCACGAAGGCTGACGCTGAGCGCGACAAGGAAGATGAAGCATTCGGTGAAGCGGTCGGAGACTAA
- the thiS gene encoding sulfur carrier protein ThiS has product MKLIVSGTEWEFESAVNVSALIERLALDQRSVAVAVNDEVVRRSTWPERELRDGDRVEIVRAVQGG; this is encoded by the coding sequence ATGAAGCTCATCGTCAGTGGCACCGAGTGGGAGTTCGAGAGTGCGGTGAACGTTTCTGCGCTGATCGAGCGCCTTGCGCTCGATCAGCGCAGCGTTGCCGTGGCCGTGAACGATGAGGTTGTACGCCGCAGTACGTGGCCAGAGCGCGAGCTTCGCGATGGCGACCGCGTGGAGATTGTGCGTGCGGTGCAAGGAGGATGA
- a CDS encoding transposase — translation MQHKDYYRRNLPHFTPEHAVYFVTTRLADSLPVSVTAKLKQDYLDLVERRKNEPNLDPEILRRLSKRYIVEIDKALDACAMGPKWLAQYSVCQALQNEIAKLEQEGVIEVWCYSIMPNHLHIVFTLKNGELSHGMQLLKGRSSIVANRILERHGSFWQHESYDHILRQSEFERLVRYVLLNPVKAGLVDRCEIWPGNYLRPHSIEISAS, via the coding sequence ATGCAGCATAAAGACTATTACCGGCGTAACCTTCCACACTTCACTCCGGAGCATGCGGTCTATTTTGTCACGACGCGCCTCGCCGATTCTTTGCCTGTATCCGTTACCGCCAAGCTAAAGCAAGATTACCTCGATCTCGTCGAGCGGCGTAAGAACGAACCGAATCTCGATCCAGAAATCTTGAGGCGCCTCTCCAAGCGATATATTGTCGAAATAGATAAAGCGCTCGATGCATGTGCAATGGGGCCGAAGTGGCTCGCGCAATACTCAGTCTGTCAAGCCCTTCAAAACGAGATAGCGAAACTTGAACAAGAAGGCGTGATCGAAGTGTGGTGTTATTCGATCATGCCCAATCATTTGCATATCGTGTTCACCCTAAAGAACGGAGAACTCAGTCATGGGATGCAATTACTAAAAGGCCGATCGTCAATCGTTGCCAACCGGATTCTAGAACGGCATGGCTCATTCTGGCAACATGAGAGTTACGACCATATTCTGAGGCAAAGTGAGTTTGAGCGGCTTGTCCGATATGTGTTGCTCAATCCTGTGAAGGCTGGCCTTGTCGACCGTTGTGAGATCTGGCCCGGTAATTATTTGAGACCTCATTCTATTGAGATAAGCGCAAGCTAA
- a CDS encoding APC family permease, translated as MKFSRASLAFNNIKGKGKLGLWPLVMTIFFCVSGGPYGLETIVQSGRGVALLLIVLVPLVWALPIALMSAELGSAIPEEGGYYEWVKRGVGSRAGFACAWLTYLYSCVDVAIYPVLFTKYLGALGFDLSDPIANLAVRLAMVIPLTWLNIRGAVTTGNAALVFAVVLLVPFIGMVALGFIPSALHLSSIVSPLAPQGVSTTSAIATGLFVIMWNYLGWDSISTISREIKDPRRVFPKALMIGLPLVVLFYFLPVFVGLNAVPDITKWTEGSWPLIARAAGGECLEFAVGIGGLLSAAGLFVAGLLAASRIPFVLAADGYMPSALTKLNTRYATPARAITLSAAIYVALSGFSFEQLAEVDVLLYSSALLLEFWALIQLRRKQPNIARPFRIMGGMPTIILISLLPALLIVAATIEMLSSSLKETVALFAFAALSGIILIRFKRPGVQPDYNV; from the coding sequence ATGAAGTTCAGTCGGGCGTCCCTGGCATTCAATAACATCAAGGGTAAAGGCAAGCTCGGCCTGTGGCCGCTTGTCATGACCATCTTTTTTTGCGTCAGCGGCGGACCGTATGGTCTTGAAACCATCGTCCAGTCTGGCCGCGGCGTTGCACTGCTGCTCATCGTGCTCGTGCCACTTGTTTGGGCGCTGCCGATTGCACTCATGAGCGCCGAGCTTGGATCGGCGATTCCGGAAGAAGGCGGCTACTACGAGTGGGTCAAGCGCGGCGTGGGTTCGCGTGCTGGCTTTGCGTGCGCGTGGCTAACGTATCTCTATAGCTGCGTCGATGTTGCGATCTATCCGGTGCTGTTTACAAAATATCTCGGTGCGTTAGGATTCGATCTCTCCGATCCCATCGCGAATCTCGCCGTGCGGCTTGCGATGGTGATCCCGCTGACCTGGCTGAATATTCGCGGCGCTGTTACGACCGGAAATGCAGCGCTGGTGTTTGCTGTCGTCCTATTAGTCCCGTTTATCGGCATGGTCGCATTAGGCTTTATCCCTTCGGCGCTGCACCTTTCCTCTATTGTTTCACCGCTTGCACCTCAGGGTGTTTCCACAACGAGCGCAATCGCAACCGGCCTCTTCGTCATCATGTGGAATTACCTGGGCTGGGATTCCATCTCGACGATCTCGCGCGAGATAAAAGACCCACGACGTGTATTTCCCAAAGCACTCATGATTGGACTGCCGCTGGTTGTGCTGTTCTATTTCCTGCCAGTCTTCGTCGGACTCAACGCTGTGCCCGATATCACCAAGTGGACCGAGGGAAGCTGGCCGTTGATTGCGCGCGCCGCAGGCGGCGAGTGCCTTGAATTTGCTGTCGGCATTGGTGGACTCCTCAGCGCTGCCGGACTATTCGTTGCCGGCCTGCTCGCGGCATCTCGCATTCCTTTCGTGCTCGCAGCGGATGGCTATATGCCATCCGCTCTCACAAAGCTGAACACGCGATATGCTACGCCGGCCCGCGCCATCACCTTGAGTGCAGCGATTTACGTCGCACTTAGTGGCTTCTCGTTCGAGCAGCTTGCCGAAGTCGATGTGCTGCTCTATTCTTCCGCACTGCTGCTCGAGTTCTGGGCGCTGATTCAACTTCGGCGCAAGCAGCCGAACATCGCTCGACCATTCCGTATCATGGGCGGAATGCCGACGATCATTCTCATCTCGCTTCTTCCCGCACTGCTCATCGTAGCGGCCACTATCGAGATGCTTTCCTCATCTTTGAAGGAAACGGTAGCATTGTTTGCATTTGCTGCCCTGAGCGGAATAATTTTGATTCGCTTTAAGCGACCGGGCGTACAACCGGACTACAATGTGTGA
- the dnaK gene encoding molecular chaperone DnaK, translating to MSKVIGIDLGTTNSCVAVMEGTQPTVIANTEGARTTPSIVAFTKTGERLVGQAAKRQAVTNSQNTIFSIKRFMGRKFGEVNEEMKLVPYKVIRGENDNVRVEINGTVYSPPEISAMILTKMKQTAEDYLGQKVTEAVITVPAYFNDSQRQATKDAGEISGLSVRRIINEPTAAALAYGLDKKGKNEKVAVYDFGGGTFDVSILELGEGVFEVKSTDGDTHLGGDNIDARLVDWLADEFKSQENIDLRKDPMALQRLKEAAEKAKMELSSLMQTDVNLPFITATAEGPKHMNITLTRAKFEQLVNDILQRTIEPCKRAIANAKVSPSEIDEVILVGGSTRIPKVQEIVRSLFGKEPHKGVNPDEVVAIGAAIQGAVLTGEVKDVLLLDVTPLTLSIETMGGVATPMIPSNTTIPTRKSETFSTASDSQPSVEISVLQGERPMALDNKSLGKFHLDGIPPAPRGVPQIEVTFDIDANGILHVSAKDKATSKEQSIRITSSGGLSKEEIEKMKRDAEAHKAEDTERKEQVETRNTADHLVFQSKKQLEELKDKMTPEGQGKINSAITDLENALKGTDNAAIKAAVEAMNRAWSEVSTQMYQQPGADGAPGGPQPPPNGHDGQPSGGPKVENADFEVVDEEKK from the coding sequence ATGAGTAAAGTAATCGGTATCGACTTAGGAACAACGAATAGCTGCGTGGCCGTCATGGAAGGCACGCAGCCGACGGTCATTGCGAACACGGAAGGCGCGCGCACGACGCCCTCCATCGTCGCATTCACGAAGACGGGCGAACGGCTCGTCGGGCAGGCCGCAAAGCGGCAGGCCGTGACGAACTCGCAGAACACGATCTTCTCCATCAAGCGCTTCATGGGACGCAAGTTCGGTGAAGTCAACGAGGAGATGAAGCTCGTGCCCTACAAAGTGATTCGCGGCGAGAACGACAACGTGCGCGTCGAGATCAACGGGACCGTCTATTCGCCGCCCGAGATCAGCGCGATGATCCTCACCAAAATGAAGCAGACCGCCGAGGACTATCTCGGACAGAAGGTCACCGAAGCGGTGATCACCGTACCGGCCTACTTCAACGACTCGCAGCGTCAGGCGACGAAAGATGCGGGCGAAATTTCGGGTCTCTCCGTGCGCCGCATCATCAACGAGCCGACGGCTGCGGCGCTGGCTTATGGACTCGACAAGAAGGGCAAGAACGAGAAAGTCGCGGTCTATGACTTTGGCGGCGGCACGTTCGACGTCTCCATTCTCGAACTCGGCGAAGGCGTCTTCGAAGTGAAGTCCACCGATGGTGACACGCACTTAGGCGGTGACAACATCGACGCGCGTCTTGTCGATTGGCTGGCCGATGAATTCAAGTCGCAGGAGAACATCGATCTCCGCAAGGACCCGATGGCGCTGCAACGCCTGAAGGAAGCGGCCGAGAAAGCAAAGATGGAGCTCTCATCGCTCATGCAGACCGACGTGAACTTGCCGTTCATCACGGCCACAGCCGAAGGTCCGAAGCACATGAACATCACGCTCACGCGCGCGAAGTTCGAGCAACTTGTCAATGACATCTTGCAGCGGACGATCGAGCCGTGCAAGCGCGCCATCGCGAACGCGAAGGTTTCGCCGAGCGAGATCGACGAAGTTATTCTCGTCGGTGGTTCGACACGCATTCCGAAAGTGCAAGAAATTGTACGTAGTTTGTTCGGCAAGGAGCCGCACAAAGGCGTGAATCCGGACGAAGTCGTAGCGATTGGCGCGGCGATCCAGGGCGCAGTACTCACCGGCGAAGTCAAAGATGTGCTCTTGCTCGATGTGACGCCTCTCACGCTCTCGATCGAAACGATGGGCGGCGTGGCAACACCGATGATCCCCTCGAACACGACGATCCCGACTCGCAAGTCGGAGACGTTCTCGACGGCGAGCGATTCGCAGCCGAGCGTGGAAATCTCGGTATTGCAAGGCGAGCGTCCGATGGCCCTCGATAATAAGTCGCTCGGGAAATTCCATTTGGATGGCATTCCACCGGCGCCGCGCGGCGTGCCGCAGATCGAAGTAACCTTTGACATCGATGCGAACGGCATCCTGCATGTTTCGGCGAAAGACAAAGCGACGAGCAAGGAGCAGTCGATCCGCATCACATCGTCGGGCGGACTTTCGAAGGAAGAGATCGAAAAGATGAAGCGCGATGCCGAGGCGCACAAAGCCGAGGACACCGAGCGCAAGGAACAGGTCGAGACCCGTAACACGGCGGACCATCTCGTCTTCCAATCGAAGAAGCAACTCGAAGAACTGAAGGACAAGATGACGCCCGAAGGTCAGGGCAAGATCAACTCCGCAATCACGGATCTCGAAAACGCGCTCAAGGGCACCGACAACGCGGCGATCAAAGCGGCCGTCGAAGCGATGAACCGCGCGTGGTCGGAAGTCTCGACGCAGATGTACCAGCAGCCCGGCGCCGATGGCGCTCCCGGCGGCCCGCAGCCGCCACCGAACGGCCACGACGGACAACCCTCCGGCGGCCCGAAAGTCGAGAACGCCGACTTCGAGGTGGTGGATGAGGAGAAGAAATAA
- a CDS encoding Hsp20/alpha crystallin family protein encodes MTVYRWEPRKDFEVASQKLRRLFNDVEGAITNGIQQGIHVELGTFAPRVDISESKENVYVRAELPGMTAEDVKITLSEGALTLRGEKKRTEESKQESFHRIERSHGEFVRQFALPANLNEDAIEANFIDGVLEIRIPKREPEKPREREVKIGK; translated from the coding sequence ATGACAGTATACCGATGGGAGCCACGTAAAGATTTCGAAGTCGCCTCGCAAAAGCTCCGAAGATTATTCAACGATGTGGAGGGTGCGATCACAAACGGCATCCAGCAAGGCATTCATGTCGAGTTAGGCACGTTCGCGCCGCGCGTGGATATTTCCGAGTCGAAGGAGAACGTCTATGTTCGCGCCGAATTGCCGGGCATGACAGCCGAGGACGTGAAGATTACGCTTTCAGAAGGCGCACTCACACTTCGGGGCGAGAAAAAGCGCACGGAAGAAAGCAAGCAAGAGAGCTTTCACCGCATCGAGCGTTCGCATGGGGAGTTCGTCCGTCAGTTCGCCTTGCCGGCCAATCTGAATGAAGACGCCATAGAAGCGAACTTCATCGATGGCGTGCTCGAAATCCGCATTCCGAAGCGCGAGCCTGAAAAGCCACGCGAGCGCGAGGTCAAGATCGGAAAATAA
- the thiD gene encoding bifunctional hydroxymethylpyrimidine kinase/phosphomethylpyrimidine kinase, whose protein sequence is MNNSSSTIHYPLSTIALSIAASDPTGGAGIQADLKVLQTFGVHGLSAITAITAQNTLGVRSVWPVPAESLQSQLNALREDIPFSIIKIGALGSREAVEVVVDFVAGGEYTVILDPVIQPTSGRELTSSDAVDMMVNRLFPHVTLLTPNILEAEVLLGRKIASFDEMEDAARSILALGPKSVLLKGGHVNSVDRVQDLFLDHEGATTFSSPRISGDLHGSGCMLSSAIAALLVHDADMLNAIEQAREFVHQVRASAMQIGGGDDRSSPRGQRIASPISFIPDFVA, encoded by the coding sequence GTGAATAACTCTTCCTCCACTATCCACTATCCACTTTCCACTATTGCACTAAGCATTGCTGCCAGCGATCCGACAGGAGGCGCAGGCATTCAGGCTGACCTGAAGGTTCTTCAGACTTTCGGAGTCCATGGTCTTTCCGCAATAACCGCAATCACGGCACAGAATACCCTTGGCGTTCGGAGCGTCTGGCCTGTGCCCGCCGAGTCTCTTCAATCCCAACTCAACGCTCTCCGCGAAGACATTCCGTTTTCCATCATCAAAATCGGTGCGCTTGGTTCACGCGAGGCAGTAGAAGTTGTGGTAGATTTCGTTGCTGGCGGAGAGTACACGGTGATTCTCGACCCGGTTATTCAGCCAACGAGTGGACGGGAGTTGACAAGTTCAGACGCTGTGGATATGATGGTAAATAGACTATTCCCACACGTCACGCTACTCACGCCGAATATCCTCGAGGCAGAAGTACTGCTCGGCAGGAAGATTGCATCGTTCGATGAGATGGAAGATGCTGCTCGATCCATTCTCGCACTTGGACCGAAGAGCGTGCTCTTAAAAGGCGGGCATGTGAATAGTGTTGATCGCGTGCAGGATCTCTTCCTCGATCACGAAGGTGCAACAACATTTTCATCGCCACGTATTTCTGGCGATTTACATGGCTCGGGCTGTATGCTTTCATCCGCAATCGCCGCATTGCTTGTGCACGATGCAGACATGCTGAACGCCATCGAGCAGGCACGAGAGTTCGTGCATCAAGTTCGCGCATCCGCAATGCAAATCGGCGGCGGGGATGACCGATCATCTCCGCGCGGGCAACGTATCGCTTCGCCAATAAGCTTTATTCCTGACTTTGTCGCTTAA
- a CDS encoding thiazole synthase yields MDVFRIADKEFSSRLILGTARYISPEIMLQSIEASGAEMITVSIRRHNVLDKSHESVFGLLRNGPYHLLPNTAGCYTAKEAVLTAELAREVLETNWIKLEVIGDDETLMPDVTELLKAAAELVSLGFIVMPYTNDDPITCRKLADMGCACVMPLGAPIGSGAGIRNPYNIQIIRELISLPVIIDAGIGTASHAALAMELGADAILLNTAISCAEHPVMMARAMRLGVEAGRMAYQAGRIPEKLYAERSSPIQGIATSPFLSRMAQGVIRD; encoded by the coding sequence ATGGATGTTTTTCGAATCGCTGACAAAGAATTTAGCTCGCGCCTGATCCTCGGCACGGCGCGCTACATCAGCCCGGAGATCATGTTGCAGTCTATCGAAGCAAGTGGCGCCGAGATGATTACCGTTTCCATTCGTCGGCACAATGTGCTGGATAAGTCGCATGAAAGCGTGTTCGGGCTGCTACGCAATGGGCCGTATCATCTGCTTCCAAACACGGCGGGATGTTATACGGCGAAAGAGGCAGTGCTCACCGCCGAGTTGGCGCGTGAGGTTCTCGAAACGAATTGGATTAAGCTCGAAGTCATTGGCGACGATGAAACGCTGATGCCGGACGTAACGGAGTTGCTGAAGGCAGCGGCCGAACTTGTTTCACTCGGCTTCATCGTCATGCCATACACAAACGATGATCCGATCACGTGCCGCAAGCTTGCGGACATGGGCTGCGCGTGCGTGATGCCGCTCGGCGCACCCATCGGAAGCGGCGCGGGCATTCGGAATCCATACAACATTCAAATTATTCGCGAGCTGATTTCGCTGCCGGTGATCATCGATGCCGGAATCGGCACGGCTTCACACGCCGCATTAGCGATGGAGCTTGGCGCCGATGCCATTCTGCTCAACACCGCAATTTCCTGTGCGGAGCATCCTGTCATGATGGCCCGCGCAATGCGGCTCGGAGTTGAAGCGGGACGAATGGCCTATCAAGCTGGCCGGATTCCAGAGAAGCTATACGCAGAGCGATCGAGTCCAATCCAGGGAATAGCCACATCCCCATTTTTATCCAGGATGGCACAAGGAGTGATTCGTGATTGA